From the genome of Sphingobacterium sp. UGAL515B_05:
CATCGTATTCAAGTTGATATTACTCCGGGGGCTAAATTGCAGTTACAAACGCAAGCTTACCAGCGTTTGTTTCACATGAAAGGTCATTCGTCCCAAACGATGGAAGTGAATATTGGTGAAAATGCTGTTTTTTCTTATGTCCCCCATCCTGTAGTACCACAACATTCGTCGCATTTTTTGAGCCATAACATTGTACATCTTGCCTCAAATTGTCACTTATTGCTGAGTGAAATCGTGACTTGTGGTCGGAAGATGTCTGGTGAAGAGTTTATGTACAATCATTTTCAGAATCTAACAGAGTGTTATGTGAACGGGAGACTTGTTGTGAAAGACAATGTGTTGCTGCAGCCAGATCGGATGCCAATTCAGGGATTAGGTATTTTGGAGGGGTACACGCACCAGGGAACTTTGATCTACCTTAATAGTGCCGGTGTGAATCCTGGCGAATGGATCGAGGCTTTCCATGAAAAATATGGTGAAACCAAAAACGTCGCATTTGGTATTAGTGAATTGGAGCATGACGGTTTTATGGTTCGTGTGTTGGGACATGGCGCCGAACAGCTTTATCTTCTTTTTAAAGAAATGCAGCAAGCGATGTGGGATGTTCTGTTTTTGAATTGATGGGACAAACTCGCTCATGGGTTAGATGTAACCGCGGCGATGAAATTACCGTGGTTATTAGGGAAAGCTTTAAGAGCTTTTGTGAACAAATGATAAACAATTAATTATATTCCAATGAAAAATAACATCCTAGCTTTTATGAAAGCATTTTTTAAAGGATTTGGGCAAATTATGTTACAGGGTAACATTTGGACGGGTATTTTATTTATCGGTGCCATTATTTATGATTCGGCCCTGATGGGGTTTGCAGGGATACTTGCTAATTTAGTTGGCGTTTTGACTGCCAAGTTGATGAAATTTGATGAGGATCATATCAATGATGGACTCTTCGGATTTAATGCTACACTTTACGGTATTGCTTTGGTGTTCTATTTCCAAACCAATGTTTGGGTATGGGGAGCTTTGATCCTGGGGTCTGCATTAACAACGATCTTGATGGGCTTTGCATTAAAGAAAAACCTGCCCGTATTTACATTTCCTTTTATCTTAATTACCTGGATCGCATTGTATGTGTTGAGTATTCCAGAATTGGCCTTACGTACGGTACCCGAACACTTTGTGGATATTCAGGAAATGGATGATTTCTTGATTGAAGGCCATGCCTTTGGTCAGGTTATTTTTCAGGGTAGTTTAATTGCTGGATTGATCTTTTTCATTGGGGTTTTCCTGAGCAATCCCATGGGAGCACTTTACGGTTTCGCTGCTGTTATCATTAGTGTTTACATTTCGCACCATGGCCATGAATCTGCAGATATGACCAATAATGGCATCTTTAGTTTCAATGCCGTGTTGGTTGGCATTGCCTTGAGCGGTCCACGTGTCCGTGATGGCGTATATGTATTAATTGCTGTAATTATCGCCACCTATTTTGATCACTTTTTGATTCACAACGGGTGGACGACATTGACTTTCCCTTTTGTGGTTGCAATGTGGGCGATGCAACCGGTCAAACTTATTGATAAGTGGTTGGTGAATAAATTTTCATCAGCCGAAGGGACTTCTTAGTCCTTTTTGTAAACTAAAATTTTATGTATGTTTAAATTTCGTTTAATAAAACTATTCCCAATAATGCTCTTATTGGGAATTCATGTAAATACAGTTTACGGGCAAGTTAGTCCGCCGGGATTGGGAAAAGCAAGGACCGCATCTTGGTCCGTTCTGGGCTTACGCCGTAAACTGGATAGTGCAGGAACCAAAGAGGCACTAACCTACATCGGTCTGGGTACCAAAAGTACACCCGACGATTCAAATCCATTTCATAAGCAGGCCATTTGGGTGTTAAACCATGAGGTCTATCATAAATTTGCCAAAAATCAACAATATAGCTATGCATTGAGCTATCGTCGCCAAAACATTTATGATGAGGCCGCACCCTACCATAATGAAGGTGTCGAGCAAGAATTTAGGTTGTATGGACGATATGCGTATACATTTACCCTGAATGATCGTTTGAAATGGAAAAATACCTTGAGGCAAGAGTTTCGAAAGTTCTTTACAGCTGATTTTCAGAAAACAGAAGAGAATTTTCAATTTAGGACCCGCTTGAAGTCGCAGCTAAATTTTAAAATTTCAGCTAAGAATAAGCAAGAACTGGCTTTGAGTGCAGAAGGGCTTTTTGCAATCAGTAAGCTCTACGAACCTGTTAGTACCTGGTCCAGCTTTGGCTATAAAGAGACCCGTCTGGGCTTCTATTACATGACAGATATTCCTAAGACACCTTTGCGATTGGATCTGGGGTATATGAACGACTTAATTAAAGGCTATGATAAGGTGGATTTTGGCGTTCATTATCTAGCCGTAGATTTAATCTGGAATCTGCCTTATCGTAAAAAGCATTAGCCGGCCATAAACTTATGTTTTCGATAGTCACTGGGTGAATATCCAGTGATTTTTTTAAATAGCCGAGTAAAATAAGAGGGGGATTGAAATTTCAGCTCAAAGGCTATACCTGCGATATCTCTCGTAGCATCCTGCAGCAGAATCTGGCTATGTAAGATACTGATTTCGCTGATCCATTGTTTCGGTGGTTTATTGGTCGCTTCTTTCACACATTTATTGAGGTAATTTTCTGAAATATGCAGTAAGTTAGCATAGAATAATACGTTTTTATGATCAATGTGGAATTTTTGTACATATTCGCGAAAACGAAAAGCGATATCCAATTGCCTGCTCATCGGAGCCTTTGTCTCGATATCTGATTTTATCACTTTCAATAGGATACATTGCATCATTGAAATGCAAACTTCCATGACACGGCCTTCTGTAAAAAGCTCCTCTTCCAATAATATAAGCATTTGCTGGATCCAATGCGCTACATGGGCTTTAAGTGTGGTAAAAGGATGGGAATTGAAAAATTTGATATCGTTTATACCGAGTTCGATATCCGTTACAATTTCATTTTCATAGACCACAAAAAAACCTTCGACATCATCAGAGATTGCCAGCGTGGCCGTGATATTACCTTGTTTGATGTTGATGACCTGATTTTCGGTAAGGGTATAAGACGCGCTTTCGAGATGCTGGGTTAAGGATCCTTTCGTTACAAAAATGAGAAAATTAAACGTTGTACGATAGGGGATGACAGGCATCAGGATACTGCGTAAGTAATTTTCAATTCGATAGACTTGAATTTTATTCTCATTGAATAAATTATGCTCAGAAACATCAGGTAGAAATAACTTTTTATACTCGTAATTGTTGATGATCTTAATCGAATTTTTCATAGTCTTAAAACAACTTATTTACGCATGAAATCAAATAAAATGGATAGTTGCATGTAGGACAAATATACTCAAAAGTTTGCTAAAAATAGGGTGAAATCCAATGCTTTCATTCAAGTAATTACTGTGCTAATGGAGTGTAAAAGCTTATTTACTACATATTCTCCTGGTTCCCTTTTAGAAACTCGGAGGTGAAATGTTGTTGCTGTTTTTCATGGCTAAATTTCTCGCTGTTATAGGAAGCTGAATGACCTTTAGGTATCGATAGGGAGGACCATTTATCATCCAAACATATTTTTCCGATATAGAGAATCTGCCCGATGTGGTAAGGATAATGTGCGAGTTGCCGCAAGATCGCTTCCATGACGGTATGGCCTTGATTACGGATATAGATGATTTTAGCGAGATCTTCTTCTCCGAGCGATTCAATTGCTCGAAATAGACAAGCCCATCCAGCATTCCAATAGGTAATAAGCTCATCGCGATCTGTCCAGCTGTTCTCAAATTCCTGATCCCGGTTCCTATTTTCTTTTTCGCCATCTGTGCTGAGAAAATCGGTCCAGCGGGAAAGCATATTTCCACTTAAATGTTTTACAATTAATGCAATGCTATTGCTCGATTCATTGGGGTGCCAAAAGAGTTGTTCAGTGCTTAGTTGTGTAAATGTTTTATCACCCAATGATTTGTAATATTGAAATTGCTTTATACAAGCCGCTAAAAAATTATCCATTACGCCGAAAGTTTGTCATTTATATTGCATCTTAATATACAAAAATGTCGTGAAACCGAGACCTAAAATAGTTTTTTTTGAACAGAAATCTGGTATTGCTTTCGATCTCACTAATTTCCTGATACTGCTTTTTTAGGTGATTAGTGTGTAAATATAGAAGGAGAAGGAGAAGGAGAAGGAGAAGGAATGGGGGATGCGAGCAAAAGGTAGACAAAAGCAAAGGTGATACTGGGGTTGTATCACCTTTAAGCTAACTAAACATTAAACATAAATAAACAGTCTTTTTTAAAGACCACACTAAAAATTAGAGCACTACTCTGCCGCTAGTTGATTTGTCAACCTGGACATTTTTTGGCTGATTTTTTAACGCAATTCTTGCAGATGTAGAAACATTTCCCTGTAAGTTTTCTTTCACGCTGAGCGTCACATTGGCAGATGAATTTGCTTGTACTTGGGCATTTGTCGTGGAGAAACGGCTCATATCAACCGATGCCGATGAATTGGTGTTCAAATTTAAATTTGAAGCGCTACCCGCAATTTCCTGCTTAGACGAACTGCTTGCTGCTACTTGCAAGTTTTTACTGCTGACTTCTGTCGTTAACCTACTTGAAGAGCTTGTTGAAAGGTTTATATCATCCGCAATTAATTTTTTTAGCGATATTTTTGCGGAAGAGGATACGTCTACAGAAATTTTGTTTGCCTTAATCGTTTCATCTGTATAGATTGAACTGCTGGATGATGCCGAAAAACGTGTCGGTATTTTGCTTGAGTAAACAGTTACGCGATTGTTTCTCGCATTTCTAATTTGTGAATTTCTCTTATACTGCACATAGAGTGTACCGTTTTTAACAGTCGTTTCGATAAGGGATAAATGCTCGGGATTATCAGCCTCAACAACAACCTCGTTGCGATTAGAATGAATATAATCTACACGTAATGAAGTTGCCGATGAAATGCCATCTGGAGCAGTGATTTTGCGTGTTTCGCGTTCTTGTGCCTGAGCTACATATAAAAATGAAATAAAGGCAATGGTTAAGATTCTTTTCATTATTTTTCTGTTATTAGTTTAAATATATTACTACTGAAAGTTTCATTTTAATTTCCCTTTTTTTATCATTTCTAATGTGCATGTACCTATACCCGATTGTTAACTGCTACCTATAGTATAATAGTGATGCCAAAACTTTAAATTGGCTTAAGGCGTTGATTAACAATACCTTGTTTTATGGGTGATGTTTTAGTTTATGCTCATTTTTGAACATCAACTGTTCGGTATCGGACAGTCGACTGTTTGCAATATTCTTTTTACCATACCCTTCTTGTATAGGCCGCTAACCAGAATTGATACTCTAATTGGGAAGCTGTTACAAATACTTGTCGCATCTTCTCCCGTTTTGTTGCAGTAGTTTCTGCAGCAATTTTGTCAACATAGTTTTTGGCCTTGATCACTCCCTGTGCAAAATCATCACCGCTATAGGTTTCTATCCATTTGGAATAGGGATTTTCCTGTGTATTTGCTGTCGATACAATGTGATCTCCGACCTCCTTATAAATCCAAAAACAGGGGAGTGTTGCCGCCATAGCGACCTCGACGCTCTCGAAAGCGGCTACGCTTTTAAGAAAATGGACATAATGATGGCAGGTTGGTTCGATCTTGTTGCTCTCGTCGGCAGCACTTAAATCAAATTCCCGAAAATAATTTTCGTGTAGCGCGCTTTCAACAAGAAGCGCATTGCGACCAAATTCGAAATAGTCCAATGCTTGTTGGTTATCCGCACTTTTTGCACCTATATAGGCGAGCACACGGCCAAATTCTTCTAAATAGAAAGCATCCTGCTGCATGTAAAATTGAAATTTATCCAGGGGAAGACTACCATCACTAAGCTGAACGATAAACGGCATGGCAAGTATATCTGAATAAATAGTTGTTATAGAATCCCAGGCTTGATCAGTCCAGTTCATATTGAATAAGTTTAAGTGGGTTATGGAAGTGATTTAATGGCCCATTTCCTTTGCCAATAAGAAGATCTTTACTACCGGCTATTGCTGCGTGTATATAGGCCAATGCGAAATCTACCGCGCTATCGAGACCAACGCCTTGTGCCAAATGGCTCGCAATTGCTGAAGAAAGCGAACAACCCGAACCATGTGTATTTTTGCTGTTAATTTTTTGTGATTTGAATTCAATTGGTGGATTCTTTTGCTGGAATAATAGCGATGTTAGCTCTTGACTACGGAGATGTCCACCTTTAATCAAAACGGATTGACAGCCTTTTGCCAGTAAGGTATTTCCCGCTTTTTCCATCTTCAGGACATTGTCTATAACTTCGTCCACCAGGACACCTACCTCATCTAAATTTGGTGTAATCAGCGTTGCTAAAGGAAAAAGAAGTTCTATGCAGGCCTGAATTGTATCATCATGAATGAGCTTGTGTCCACTCGTTGACACCATGACTGGATCAAAGACGATAGGCCCTTTATATTCTTTTAAATAGCTGCTAATAAGCTTCACAAGTTCAATATTGTGTACCA
Proteins encoded in this window:
- the thiD gene encoding bifunctional hydroxymethylpyrimidine kinase/phosphomethylpyrimidine kinase, translating into MTKDKKYRVPTVLSIAGFDGSGGAGIQADTKTISALGCYAMNVLTALPVQNTQGVRNIYEIPTAAVKDQLDAIFDDIYPGAIKIGMVHNIELVKLISSYLKEYKGPIVFDPVMVSTSGHKLIHDDTIQACIELLFPLATLITPNLDEVGVLVDEVIDNVLKMEKAGNTLLAKGCQSVLIKGGHLRSQELTSLLFQQKNPPIEFKSQKINSKNTHGSGCSLSSAIASHLAQGVGLDSAVDFALAYIHAAIAGSKDLLIGKGNGPLNHFHNPLKLIQYELD
- a CDS encoding urea transporter, whose amino-acid sequence is MKNNILAFMKAFFKGFGQIMLQGNIWTGILFIGAIIYDSALMGFAGILANLVGVLTAKLMKFDEDHINDGLFGFNATLYGIALVFYFQTNVWVWGALILGSALTTILMGFALKKNLPVFTFPFILITWIALYVLSIPELALRTVPEHFVDIQEMDDFLIEGHAFGQVIFQGSLIAGLIFFIGVFLSNPMGALYGFAAVIISVYISHHGHESADMTNNGIFSFNAVLVGIALSGPRVRDGVYVLIAVIIATYFDHFLIHNGWTTLTFPFVVAMWAMQPVKLIDKWLVNKFSSAEGTS
- a CDS encoding DUF2490 domain-containing protein; protein product: MFKFRLIKLFPIMLLLGIHVNTVYGQVSPPGLGKARTASWSVLGLRRKLDSAGTKEALTYIGLGTKSTPDDSNPFHKQAIWVLNHEVYHKFAKNQQYSYALSYRRQNIYDEAAPYHNEGVEQEFRLYGRYAYTFTLNDRLKWKNTLRQEFRKFFTADFQKTEENFQFRTRLKSQLNFKISAKNKQELALSAEGLFAISKLYEPVSTWSSFGYKETRLGFYYMTDIPKTPLRLDLGYMNDLIKGYDKVDFGVHYLAVDLIWNLPYRKKH
- a CDS encoding urease accessory protein UreD; the encoded protein is MICSLAIKIAHREGKSFMKDAYATQPFRIVPVGQYQKDNAAYLMIMSSSPGLLDGDDHRIQVDITPGAKLQLQTQAYQRLFHMKGHSSQTMEVNIGENAVFSYVPHPVVPQHSSHFLSHNIVHLASNCHLLLSEIVTCGRKMSGEEFMYNHFQNLTECYVNGRLVVKDNVLLQPDRMPIQGLGILEGYTHQGTLIYLNSAGVNPGEWIEAFHEKYGETKNVAFGISELEHDGFMVRVLGHGAEQLYLLFKEMQQAMWDVLFLN
- the tenA gene encoding thiaminase II codes for the protein MNWTDQAWDSITTIYSDILAMPFIVQLSDGSLPLDKFQFYMQQDAFYLEEFGRVLAYIGAKSADNQQALDYFEFGRNALLVESALHENYFREFDLSAADESNKIEPTCHHYVHFLKSVAAFESVEVAMAATLPCFWIYKEVGDHIVSTANTQENPYSKWIETYSGDDFAQGVIKAKNYVDKIAAETTATKREKMRQVFVTASQLEYQFWLAAYTRRVW
- a CDS encoding helix-turn-helix domain-containing protein, whose product is MKNSIKIINNYEYKKLFLPDVSEHNLFNENKIQVYRIENYLRSILMPVIPYRTTFNFLIFVTKGSLTQHLESASYTLTENQVINIKQGNITATLAISDDVEGFFVVYENEIVTDIELGINDIKFFNSHPFTTLKAHVAHWIQQMLILLEEELFTEGRVMEVCISMMQCILLKVIKSDIETKAPMSRQLDIAFRFREYVQKFHIDHKNVLFYANLLHISENYLNKCVKEATNKPPKQWISEISILHSQILLQDATRDIAGIAFELKFQSPSYFTRLFKKITGYSPSDYRKHKFMAG
- a CDS encoding DUF1572 family protein — its product is MDNFLAACIKQFQYYKSLGDKTFTQLSTEQLFWHPNESSNSIALIVKHLSGNMLSRWTDFLSTDGEKENRNRDQEFENSWTDRDELITYWNAGWACLFRAIESLGEEDLAKIIYIRNQGHTVMEAILRQLAHYPYHIGQILYIGKICLDDKWSSLSIPKGHSASYNSEKFSHEKQQQHFTSEFLKGNQENM
- a CDS encoding GIN domain-containing protein, which encodes MKRILTIAFISFLYVAQAQERETRKITAPDGISSATSLRVDYIHSNRNEVVVEADNPEHLSLIETTVKNGTLYVQYKRNSQIRNARNNRVTVYSSKIPTRFSASSSSSIYTDETIKANKISVDVSSSAKISLKKLIADDINLSTSSSSRLTTEVSSKNLQVAASSSSKQEIAGSASNLNLNTNSSASVDMSRFSTTNAQVQANSSANVTLSVKENLQGNVSTSARIALKNQPKNVQVDKSTSGRVVL